One genomic segment of Nonomuraea coxensis DSM 45129 includes these proteins:
- a CDS encoding RNA-guided endonuclease InsQ/TnpB family protein has product MAVRRSFKFLLRPTRQQEIALAACLEDHRQLYNAALEHRRTAYRRAGVTIRYGDQSSELKHIRADDPEGQARWSFSSQQATLRKLDKAFRAFFDRVKAGRAPGFPRFKGRGRFNAVEWPKDGDGCRWDSQPAHPTATFVRLQGVGHVRVHQHRPVMGRVKTISVTREGSRWYVVLSCDEVPAEPLPATGAAGGIDMGVASLVTTSDGEHLANPRHLAACADRLAAAQRDLARKKRGSNRQRKAVARVAALHAKVCRQRLDTAHKAALALVRAYDVIVHEDLRIANMTRSASGTIEAPGRNVAAKSGLNKSILDAGWGVFLRVLAYKAESAGRERIAVNPANTSRTCAECGHVAKENRVTQAMFRCRACGHTAHADVNGAVNILRAGLALRQAAQAA; this is encoded by the coding sequence ATGGCCGTGCGTAGGTCGTTCAAGTTTCTGTTGCGTCCGACCCGTCAGCAGGAGATCGCGCTCGCGGCCTGCCTGGAAGATCACCGGCAGTTGTACAACGCCGCTCTTGAGCACCGGCGCACCGCCTACCGTCGAGCCGGGGTGACGATCCGCTACGGGGACCAGTCCAGTGAGTTGAAGCACATCCGGGCCGACGATCCGGAGGGTCAGGCCCGGTGGTCGTTCTCCTCTCAGCAGGCCACACTGCGCAAGCTGGACAAGGCGTTTCGCGCGTTCTTCGACCGCGTCAAGGCGGGGCGGGCGCCCGGGTTCCCGCGGTTCAAGGGCCGGGGACGCTTCAACGCGGTGGAGTGGCCGAAGGACGGTGACGGCTGCCGCTGGGACTCCCAGCCCGCGCACCCCACTGCCACGTTCGTCCGGTTGCAGGGCGTGGGGCATGTGCGGGTGCATCAGCACCGGCCGGTCATGGGCAGGGTGAAGACGATCAGCGTCACGCGGGAGGGCTCGCGCTGGTACGTGGTGCTGTCGTGTGACGAGGTGCCCGCCGAGCCCCTGCCCGCGACGGGTGCGGCGGGCGGGATCGACATGGGTGTGGCGTCGCTGGTGACCACCAGCGACGGCGAGCACCTCGCCAATCCGCGTCACCTGGCCGCCTGCGCCGACCGGCTCGCGGCGGCCCAGCGGGACCTGGCCCGCAAGAAGCGCGGCTCCAACCGCCAGCGCAAGGCGGTGGCCAGGGTCGCGGCGTTGCACGCCAAGGTATGCCGTCAGCGCCTCGACACCGCGCACAAGGCCGCGCTGGCGCTGGTGCGCGCCTATGACGTGATCGTGCACGAGGACCTGCGGATCGCGAACATGACCCGTAGCGCGTCCGGCACGATCGAGGCGCCCGGCCGCAACGTCGCGGCCAAGTCCGGTCTGAACAAGTCGATCCTGGACGCGGGTTGGGGGGTGTTCCTGCGGGTCCTCGCGTACAAGGCTGAAAGCGCCGGTCGGGAGCGGATCGCGGTGAACCCCGCCAACACCTCCCGGACGTGCGCCGAATGCGGCCACGTCGCCAAGGAGAACCGTGTCACTCAGGCCATGTTCCGATGTCGGGCGTGCGGGCATACCGCGCACGCCGACGTGAACGGCGCGGTCAACATCCTCAGGGCAGGGCTTGCCCTTCGTCAGGCTGCGCAGGCGGCTTAG
- a CDS encoding transposase: MIPRVGTWPGAAYDLGYHVRFPDRRRPVLGGPVVGGPVVGGRTKDRPRELIRAEVARAVERDRRIVTLEAMPEHVRLFVRSHPRHWPPYKVGRFGRLTSRHPRTEFPHSRSQSSVPVATLSGQMMWRPVERRDERILRGDGRA, from the coding sequence GTGATTCCTCGGGTGGGCACCTGGCCCGGCGCGGCGTATGACCTCGGGTACCACGTGAGGTTCCCGGACCGTCGCCGCCCGGTGCTGGGCGGCCCGGTTGTGGGCGGCCCGGTTGTGGGCGGCCGGACGAAGGACCGCCCGCGGGAGTTGATCCGCGCCGAAGTAGCCAGGGCGGTCGAGCGCGATCGGCGGATCGTGACGCTGGAGGCCATGCCCGAGCACGTGCGCCTGTTCGTCAGGTCGCATCCCCGGCACTGGCCGCCGTACAAGGTCGGCCGGTTCGGCCGGCTCACCTCCCGCCACCCGCGCACCGAGTTCCCGCACTCGCGCTCCCAGTCGTCCGTGCCGGTCGCCACGCTGTCGGGCCAGATGATGTGGCGCCCTGTCGAAAGGCGGGACGAGCGCATCCTCCGGGGGGATGGCCGTGCGTAG
- a CDS encoding M14 family zinc carboxypeptidase: protein MRLSIPLASIAVSAVLLVPAGTATAEPPAPPQPAVRDFGNGPERNDEAAGGDERAQALRTAPPAPAEPSGGPSRDLGYPRRTTLPEPAENPADASVKLGLVPYHGIAPKLNDLQRRSDRVSAEIIGRSAQGRDLYLVTVTAPETRAEAREQARLRERIAGDPAAAARDRKLAARYKAPLYVNANIHGNEWEGTDAALRTIEELATSADPKVAALLARTRLYFNVTANPDGRVNGVRPNGNGFDLNRDFVTASQPEVRAMRRLMIDAQPVTMIDLHGYVNGTLIEPTTPPHGANYEYDLFIRNAYANGLGMEAAVNGLGYTPEKDGVHPAQIPFRDSAEGWDDWPPIFTPQYAPFHGAVAAHTVEIPLRVNNADYTNLPVEELRRRSAINTDVAAAAIRASWAFVQDRHDTLIADQIEVFRRGAAGEPSRTVPLGIVPGFGPEDVYTTTFPRAYVITGERSATAAARLADHLVANDVRVGRARHAFRAGGRTYPAGSYVVDMRQPKRGLANVMLEPGADISPRVDAMYDISGWSHALLWGATVEPVTGQAPRVAAEPVKAAAPTGSVPRGSGPLAVAVVDAKEVQAVNDLLAQGVALTWTDDGRVIVPASARRAAGTVADRYGVAFTQAAGATGTPLAPVRLAAAVSADELFTLRELGFPVTPVSTAVLNAGFDWSATDVLVVSSGLSHAALNPAARAALDAFLTTGGVITRGGTGAAFNAAAGLLTVTAVAGRSDANGVVRVASSGGPVGGGSPDHSFVYAPRWFTGLGPEVRVEQAYAADGPLVAGHWRADPRTGAGGPEQARGQAAVVSGRDERGAAVVMFGTEPMFRNHPKGLFPQVARAAYWTATAKAKAAAATAP from the coding sequence GTGCGCTTATCCATCCCGTTGGCGAGCATCGCCGTCTCGGCCGTGCTCCTCGTCCCGGCAGGGACGGCGACCGCCGAACCACCCGCCCCGCCCCAGCCGGCCGTCCGCGACTTCGGCAACGGCCCAGAACGCAACGACGAGGCGGCCGGCGGCGACGAGCGGGCCCAGGCCCTCCGCACCGCCCCTCCGGCGCCCGCCGAGCCGTCCGGCGGACCCTCCCGCGACCTCGGCTACCCCCGCCGCACCACGCTTCCCGAACCGGCCGAGAACCCCGCCGACGCCTCCGTCAAGCTCGGCCTGGTGCCGTACCACGGCATCGCCCCCAAGCTCAACGACCTGCAGCGGCGCAGCGACCGGGTGAGCGCCGAGATCATCGGCCGCAGCGCCCAGGGCCGCGACCTCTACCTCGTCACCGTCACCGCCCCCGAGACCCGCGCCGAGGCGCGCGAGCAGGCCCGCCTCCGCGAGCGCATCGCTGGCGACCCGGCCGCCGCCGCCCGCGACCGCAAGCTCGCCGCCCGCTACAAGGCCCCCCTGTACGTCAACGCGAACATCCACGGCAACGAGTGGGAGGGCACCGACGCCGCGCTGCGCACCATCGAGGAGCTGGCCACCAGCGCCGACCCGAAGGTCGCCGCGCTGCTCGCCCGCACCCGCCTCTACTTCAACGTCACCGCCAACCCCGACGGCCGGGTCAACGGCGTACGCCCCAACGGCAACGGCTTCGACCTCAACCGCGACTTCGTCACCGCCTCCCAGCCGGAGGTCAGGGCGATGCGCCGGCTCATGATCGACGCCCAGCCGGTGACGATGATCGACCTGCACGGGTACGTCAACGGCACCCTCATCGAGCCCACCACCCCGCCCCACGGCGCGAACTACGAGTACGACCTGTTCATCAGGAACGCCTACGCCAACGGCCTCGGCATGGAGGCCGCCGTCAACGGCCTCGGCTACACCCCCGAGAAGGACGGCGTGCACCCGGCGCAGATCCCGTTCCGCGACAGCGCCGAGGGCTGGGACGACTGGCCGCCGATCTTCACCCCGCAGTACGCGCCCTTCCACGGGGCCGTCGCCGCGCACACCGTCGAGATCCCGCTGCGGGTCAACAACGCCGACTACACCAACCTGCCGGTCGAGGAGCTGCGCCGCCGCTCGGCGATCAACACCGACGTGGCCGCCGCCGCCATCCGCGCCTCCTGGGCCTTCGTCCAGGACCGGCACGACACGCTGATCGCCGACCAGATCGAGGTGTTCCGGCGGGGCGCGGCGGGCGAGCCGTCCAGGACCGTGCCGCTCGGCATCGTGCCCGGCTTCGGCCCCGAGGACGTCTACACCACGACCTTCCCCCGCGCGTACGTCATCACCGGCGAGCGCTCGGCCACCGCCGCCGCCCGCCTGGCCGACCACCTCGTGGCGAACGACGTCCGGGTCGGGCGGGCCAGGCACGCCTTCCGGGCGGGAGGCCGGACCTACCCGGCCGGGTCGTACGTCGTGGACATGCGCCAGCCCAAACGCGGCCTGGCCAACGTGATGCTGGAGCCGGGCGCGGACATCTCGCCCCGCGTGGACGCGATGTATGACATCTCCGGCTGGAGCCACGCCCTGCTGTGGGGCGCCACCGTGGAGCCCGTGACCGGTCAGGCGCCGCGCGTCGCGGCCGAGCCGGTCAAGGCCGCCGCCCCGACCGGTTCGGTGCCGCGCGGGTCAGGGCCGCTCGCGGTCGCGGTCGTGGACGCCAAGGAGGTCCAGGCGGTCAACGACCTGCTCGCCCAGGGCGTCGCCCTGACCTGGACGGACGACGGCCGGGTCATCGTCCCGGCGAGCGCCCGCCGCGCGGCCGGGACCGTCGCCGACCGGTACGGCGTCGCCTTCACCCAGGCCGCCGGCGCGACCGGCACGCCGCTGGCGCCGGTCCGCCTGGCCGCCGCCGTCTCCGCGGACGAGCTGTTCACGCTGCGCGAGCTGGGCTTCCCCGTCACCCCGGTGTCGACCGCCGTGCTCAACGCCGGCTTCGACTGGAGCGCCACGGACGTGCTGGTCGTCTCCAGCGGGCTCAGCCACGCCGCGCTGAACCCGGCCGCGCGCGCGGCGCTCGACGCCTTCCTCACCACCGGCGGCGTCATCACCCGGGGCGGCACGGGCGCGGCGTTCAACGCGGCGGCCGGGCTGCTCACCGTGACCGCGGTCGCCGGCCGTTCTGACGCCAACGGCGTCGTGCGGGTGGCGTCGTCCGGCGGGCCGGTGGGCGGCGGGTCGCCGGACCACTCGTTCGTGTACGCGCCGCGCTGGTTCACCGGGCTGGGGCCGGAGGTCAGGGTCGAGCAGGCGTACGCGGCGGACGGTCCTCTCGTCGCCGGTCACTGGCGGGCCGACCCCCGGACCGGCGCGGGCGGGCCCGAGCAGGCCAGGGGCCAGGCGGCGGTCGTGAGCGGCCGGGACGAGCGCGGCGCGGCCGTGGTCATGTTCGGCACCGAGCCGATGTTCCGCAACCACCCGAAGGGCCTGTTCCCGCAGGTCGCCAGAGCCGCCTACTGGACGGCGACAGCGAAGGCGAAGGCGGCCGCGGCCACCGCCCCATGA
- a CDS encoding rhamnogalacturonan lyase — translation MRLPLGPRERRRAATLALAALLTTLATAPPPATAAPPSAPATSTATVATGGAGAGPRLERLDRGLVAASTPGGVFLSWRLLGEEVTGHGATGMTGADFRVYRDGRPIATVTGSTNHLDPAGTPDSRYQVAPVAEGHEGRRSAVATPWLKSFFDIRLTKPADGVTPAGEAYTYSANDVSVGDVDGDGQYEYVVKWDPSNSKDVSQRGWTGNTYLDTYELDGTLRWRLDLGVNIRSGAHYTQFLVYDFDGDGRSELMLKTAPGTKIIRYGPRGQVVSERYVTMPRADVRAGHSHADDYRLSAEGYFDHLVAMFEKWHEHPEVVAGRWPRTLEEAFGIAPAHTYPLSHEAAVELANHFVDVYAPGRSANNRLREFAGFVVSGPEYLSVLDGASGKELQTVPYKPGRGDDGLMWGDYAMARVEPANRVDRFLSAVAYLDGRRPSAVFARGYYTRTTLVAYDWDGRRLKEVWYADSGHVPMANPFNASPHGQPGTNPKYADITTQGFHSMSAADVDGDGRQEIVYGAATLDDDGDVLYSSFAEAPPQSNVPGQTVRLGHGDAMHVGDLDPDRPGLEIWTVHEGGRSAPYGWAMRDAATGRVLFGGYSGVDTGRGMAGDVDPAIRGLEAWSSMPPGQTVQGGLWSARGDYLGRDDVPGTNMSIRWAADMTTQLVNGTATTVLQTPTIDDRRRGTLLTAEGTLTNNWTKGNPGLVADVFGDWREELLVRTADSSALRVHLSTEVTDRKLYTLMHDPQYRVEVARQQTAYNQPAYPSFYLASDLDWSKVPVPRTR, via the coding sequence ATGAGACTCCCCCTCGGCCCGCGCGAGCGCCGCCGCGCCGCGACCCTCGCGCTGGCCGCCCTCCTCACCACCCTGGCGACGGCGCCCCCGCCCGCCACCGCCGCGCCGCCGTCCGCACCGGCCACCTCCACGGCCACTGTCGCGACCGGCGGCGCGGGCGCGGGGCCGCGGCTCGAACGCCTGGACCGCGGCCTGGTCGCCGCCTCCACCCCCGGCGGCGTCTTCCTGAGCTGGCGGCTGCTCGGCGAGGAGGTCACCGGCCACGGCGCCACGGGCATGACGGGCGCCGACTTCCGCGTCTACCGCGACGGCCGCCCGATCGCGACGGTGACCGGCAGCACGAACCATCTCGATCCCGCCGGCACGCCCGACTCCCGCTACCAGGTGGCCCCGGTCGCGGAGGGCCACGAGGGCCGCCGCAGCGCCGTTGCCACGCCCTGGCTTAAATCGTTTTTCGACATCAGGCTCACCAAACCCGCCGACGGCGTCACCCCCGCCGGCGAGGCGTACACGTATTCCGCCAACGACGTGAGCGTCGGCGACGTGGACGGCGACGGCCAGTACGAGTACGTCGTCAAGTGGGACCCGTCCAACTCCAAGGACGTCTCCCAGCGCGGCTGGACCGGCAACACCTACCTCGACACCTACGAGCTCGACGGCACCCTGCGCTGGCGGCTCGACCTCGGCGTCAACATCCGCTCCGGCGCCCACTACACGCAGTTCCTCGTCTACGACTTCGACGGCGACGGCCGCTCGGAGCTGATGCTCAAGACCGCCCCCGGCACGAAGATCATCCGGTACGGCCCCCGCGGCCAGGTCGTCTCCGAGCGCTACGTCACGATGCCCAGGGCCGACGTCAGGGCCGGGCACTCCCACGCCGACGACTACCGGCTGAGCGCCGAGGGCTACTTCGACCACCTCGTGGCCATGTTCGAGAAGTGGCACGAGCACCCCGAGGTGGTCGCCGGGCGCTGGCCGCGGACGCTGGAGGAGGCGTTCGGCATCGCGCCCGCGCACACGTACCCGCTCTCCCACGAGGCCGCCGTCGAGCTGGCGAACCACTTCGTGGACGTGTACGCGCCCGGCCGCAGCGCCAACAACCGGCTGCGGGAGTTCGCGGGGTTCGTCGTCAGCGGCCCCGAGTACCTGTCGGTGCTCGACGGCGCGTCCGGCAAGGAGCTCCAGACCGTCCCGTACAAGCCGGGCAGGGGCGACGACGGCCTCATGTGGGGCGACTACGCGATGGCCCGCGTCGAGCCGGCCAACCGGGTGGACCGGTTCCTGTCCGCAGTCGCCTATCTCGACGGCCGGCGTCCTTCGGCGGTCTTCGCGCGCGGCTACTACACGCGCACCACGCTCGTCGCCTACGACTGGGACGGCCGGCGGCTCAAGGAGGTCTGGTACGCCGACAGCGGCCATGTGCCGATGGCGAACCCGTTCAACGCCTCCCCGCACGGCCAGCCCGGCACCAACCCGAAATATGCCGACATAACCACGCAGGGCTTCCACTCGATGAGCGCGGCCGACGTGGACGGCGACGGCCGGCAGGAGATCGTGTACGGCGCCGCCACGCTCGACGACGACGGCGACGTGCTGTACTCGTCCTTCGCCGAGGCCCCGCCGCAGAGCAACGTGCCCGGCCAGACCGTACGGCTCGGCCACGGCGACGCGATGCACGTCGGCGACCTCGACCCCGACCGTCCCGGCCTGGAGATCTGGACCGTGCACGAAGGCGGGCGGAGCGCCCCGTACGGATGGGCGATGCGCGACGCGGCCACCGGGCGGGTGCTGTTCGGCGGCTACAGCGGCGTGGACACCGGCCGCGGCATGGCCGGCGACGTCGACCCGGCGATCCGCGGCCTGGAGGCGTGGTCGTCGATGCCGCCCGGCCAGACCGTCCAGGGGGGCCTGTGGTCGGCCCGCGGCGACTATCTGGGCCGCGACGACGTGCCGGGGACGAACATGAGCATCCGGTGGGCGGCCGACATGACGACGCAGCTCGTCAACGGCACCGCCACGACCGTCCTGCAGACGCCCACGATCGACGACCGGCGGCGCGGCACGCTGCTGACCGCCGAGGGCACGCTGACGAACAACTGGACGAAGGGCAACCCGGGCCTGGTGGCCGACGTGTTCGGCGACTGGCGGGAGGAGCTGCTGGTGCGCACGGCCGACAGCTCGGCCCTGCGCGTCCACCTCAGCACCGAGGTCACCGATCGCAAGCTGTACACGCTGATGCACGACCCGCAGTACCGGGTGGAGGTGGCGCGGCAGCAGACGGCGTACAACCAGCCCGCCTACCCGAGCTTCTACCTCGCCTCCGACCTCGACTGGTCGAAGGTGCCGGTGCCGCGGACGCGCTGA
- a CDS encoding acyltransferase family protein, which translates to MRRADLDSLRVLMVAGLVLFHSALVFDAHDDFYVHNAETTELTLVIAAVGVLWAMPLLFFVAGLGAWHSLGRRGTAGYAAERLRRLGVPLVFGTVALVPVPQWLRMRGETGERISYLEFLPRFFRIRLEPGNVPFVLQGDFFETGHLWFLVLLLTFSMILAGLSRWLPGGPVARLRERAAAYALRRRGAVLLPAVPLALFCALAGLEQEYAGWNRWAYLIFFLAGFAFAADGRFRTALRRDARLVAGAGLALFAAGVPVLLVAGDAAFTGPDPLAMAGRFLYGAAGWCWLTAILGLLDRPRRPASGGAPGSPASGRRAYLAEAVLPLYVLHQPVVVAVAHVVVGWEAPIAVKYAAIVVVSLAVMAALYDLLVRRTAVTRFLFGMRPRPSRDVSPAADPVPAAPPRSEP; encoded by the coding sequence ATGCGGCGCGCCGACCTCGACTCGCTCCGCGTCCTCATGGTCGCCGGGCTCGTGCTCTTCCACTCCGCGCTGGTCTTCGACGCCCACGACGACTTCTACGTGCACAACGCCGAGACCACCGAGCTCACGCTCGTCATCGCCGCCGTCGGCGTGCTGTGGGCGATGCCGCTGCTGTTCTTCGTGGCCGGGCTCGGCGCCTGGCACTCGCTGGGCCGGCGCGGCACCGCCGGCTACGCCGCCGAACGCCTCCGGCGGCTGGGCGTGCCCCTCGTGTTCGGGACGGTCGCGCTCGTGCCGGTCCCGCAGTGGCTGCGGATGCGCGGCGAGACCGGCGAGCGGATCTCGTACCTGGAGTTCCTGCCCCGGTTCTTCCGGATCCGCCTGGAGCCGGGGAACGTCCCGTTCGTGCTGCAAGGCGACTTCTTCGAGACCGGGCACCTGTGGTTCCTGGTGCTGCTGCTGACGTTCTCGATGATCCTGGCGGGGCTCAGCCGGTGGCTGCCAGGCGGGCCGGTGGCGCGGCTCCGGGAGCGGGCCGCCGCGTACGCGCTGCGCCGCCGGGGCGCGGTCCTGCTGCCCGCCGTGCCGCTCGCGCTCTTCTGCGCGCTGGCCGGGCTGGAGCAGGAGTACGCGGGATGGAACCGGTGGGCGTACCTGATCTTCTTCCTGGCCGGCTTCGCCTTCGCCGCCGACGGGCGCTTCCGCACCGCCCTGCGCCGGGACGCGCGGCTGGTCGCCGGGGCCGGGCTGGCGCTGTTCGCCGCCGGCGTGCCCGTGCTGCTGGTCGCCGGCGACGCCGCCTTCACCGGCCCGGACCCGCTCGCCATGGCGGGGCGGTTCCTCTACGGGGCGGCGGGCTGGTGCTGGCTCACCGCCATCCTGGGACTCCTCGACCGCCCCCGCCGTCCGGCGTCCGGCGGCGCGCCCGGCTCGCCGGCGTCCGGGCGGCGGGCGTACCTGGCCGAGGCCGTGCTGCCGCTCTACGTGCTGCACCAGCCGGTCGTCGTCGCGGTCGCCCACGTCGTGGTCGGCTGGGAGGCGCCGATCGCCGTGAAGTACGCCGCGATCGTCGTCGTCTCGCTCGCCGTCATGGCCGCGCTGTACGACCTGCTGGTCCGCCGCACCGCCGTGACCCGCTTCCTGTTCGGCATGCGCCCGCGCCCGTCGCGGGACGTCAGCCCCGCGGCGGACCCGGTGCCGGCCGCGCCGCCCCGCTCGGAGCCGTGA
- a CDS encoding DUF1707 SHOCT-like domain-containing protein — protein sequence MDQYRDVRASDADREAAAERLRVAVEEGCLDFGEFNDRMGRAYQSVTRGELATLVADLPAGRPAATVTASSVRPRRLPRWAKVLWAGWGTLFAGNVAVWAVVSASDPCPVDFWPTGLLPPGFVLAMVTVGTVLRNRDATAGDS from the coding sequence ATGGACCAGTACCGCGACGTACGCGCCTCCGACGCCGATCGGGAGGCCGCCGCCGAGCGGTTACGGGTCGCCGTCGAGGAGGGCTGCCTCGACTTCGGGGAGTTCAACGACCGCATGGGCCGCGCCTACCAGTCGGTGACCAGGGGAGAGCTGGCCACGCTGGTCGCCGACCTGCCCGCCGGCCGTCCCGCGGCCACGGTCACCGCCTCCTCCGTCCGGCCGCGCCGCCTGCCCCGCTGGGCCAAGGTGCTCTGGGCCGGCTGGGGGACGCTCTTCGCGGGCAACGTCGCCGTCTGGGCCGTGGTCAGCGCCTCGGACCCGTGCCCGGTGGACTTCTGGCCGACCGGGCTGCTGCCGCCCGGCTTCGTCCTCGCCATGGTCACGGTGGGCACGGTCCTCCGCAACCGCGACGCCACGGCCGGGGACTCCTGA
- a CDS encoding phosphotransferase, producing MHVGSLIASGCDCEIFEAGPGRVVRRARDGRSLEREAAVMRHARRHGFPAPEVFDADGPDILMERVNGPSLMAEAVRVPERAPEHGRLLASLLRALARVQAPGWLQAAPGGPGNRLLHLDLHPANVLLTPDGPRVVDWANAARGAAGADVACTWLVLATAPLEASMDVWRSGMLAAFLAGVDTVAARRYLPAVADRRRAEEHLSAAEKAEISAFLARSPFPDEQAGA from the coding sequence ATGCATGTGGGGTCGTTGATCGCGTCGGGATGCGACTGCGAGATCTTCGAGGCCGGGCCAGGCCGGGTCGTCCGCCGCGCCCGCGACGGCCGGAGCCTCGAACGCGAGGCCGCCGTCATGCGCCACGCGCGCCGGCACGGCTTCCCCGCGCCCGAGGTCTTCGACGCCGACGGCCCCGACATCCTCATGGAGCGCGTGAACGGCCCGAGCCTCATGGCCGAGGCGGTCCGCGTCCCCGAGCGGGCGCCCGAACACGGGCGGCTGCTGGCCTCGCTGCTGCGCGCGCTCGCCCGCGTCCAGGCCCCCGGCTGGCTCCAGGCCGCGCCGGGCGGGCCCGGCAACCGGCTGCTCCACCTGGACCTGCACCCCGCCAACGTGCTCCTGACGCCGGACGGGCCCAGGGTCGTCGACTGGGCGAACGCGGCCAGGGGCGCGGCCGGCGCGGACGTCGCCTGCACATGGCTGGTGCTCGCCACCGCGCCCCTGGAGGCGTCGATGGACGTCTGGCGGAGCGGGATGCTCGCGGCGTTCCTGGCGGGCGTGGACACCGTCGCCGCCCGCCGGTACCTGCCCGCCGTCGCCGATCGGCGCCGCGCCGAGGAGCACCTTTCGGCGGCGGAGAAAGCGGAGATCTCCGCGTTTCTCGCCCGCAGCCCCTTCCCCGACGAACAGGCGGGAGCTTGA
- a CDS encoding ABC transporter ATP-binding protein: MATELVKRYGTIQALDGFSLNVEPGEIVGLLGHNGAGKTTFVEIVSHLVRPDGGRVTIDGRPPAAARGEVGVAPQHIALYPSATVREHLELYGRLAGLRRAALRAAIEELSAVLRLAGLMERRAGKLSGGQQRRTQAASALVHRPGLLLLDEPTAGADLETRQAMLDVVKQRAGEGAAVVYTTHYLPELTELQATIAVAREGRIIARGACDELLRDLPGEVRVTLDGQEEIAVSTREPAATLIDLLRRVDRPVTGVDVRNPSLDDLYRSLAVHDAP, translated from the coding sequence GTGGCAACCGAGCTTGTCAAGCGGTACGGCACGATCCAGGCCCTCGACGGATTCTCGCTGAACGTGGAGCCCGGAGAGATCGTCGGGCTCCTCGGGCACAACGGCGCAGGCAAGACCACCTTCGTGGAGATCGTGTCCCACCTGGTCCGCCCCGACGGCGGCCGGGTGACCATCGACGGCAGGCCCCCGGCCGCCGCGCGCGGCGAGGTCGGCGTGGCGCCCCAGCACATCGCGCTGTACCCGTCCGCCACCGTGCGCGAGCACCTGGAGCTCTACGGCAGGCTCGCCGGGCTGCGGCGGGCCGCGCTGCGCGCGGCGATCGAGGAACTCTCGGCCGTCCTGCGGCTCGCCGGGCTCATGGAACGGCGGGCCGGCAAGCTCTCCGGCGGCCAGCAGCGCCGTACCCAGGCCGCGAGCGCCCTCGTGCACCGTCCCGGCCTGCTGCTGCTCGACGAGCCCACCGCGGGCGCCGACCTGGAGACCAGGCAGGCCATGCTGGACGTGGTCAAGCAGCGCGCAGGGGAGGGCGCCGCCGTCGTCTACACGACGCACTACCTGCCCGAGCTGACCGAGCTGCAGGCCACGATCGCGGTCGCCCGCGAGGGCCGGATCATCGCCAGGGGCGCCTGCGACGAGCTGCTGCGCGACCTGCCCGGCGAGGTCAGGGTGACCCTGGACGGCCAGGAGGAGATCGCGGTCTCCACCCGTGAGCCGGCCGCGACCCTCATCGACCTGCTCCGCCGCGTGGACCGCCCGGTCACCGGCGTGGACGTGCGCAACCCGTCCCTGGACGACCTCTACCGATCGCTGGCGGTCCACGATGCTCCTTGA
- a CDS encoding ABC transporter permease has product MLLDTPPNGAAPAPVAAAPRGLGLLDSVHRIGALARHNLTLRLRDPGQMISYVVMPMVLMLVLKPLYVRAMPGGTTQIATGLMVMFSVFAISMAGNSILSERTWRTWDRLRVSRAPAFELLIGKTLPLFAVMIAQQAILVVYGVLAIGLPMPANPGLVLAAILVWAFALLAIGAALATLVRSHGELSVISDVGALTLSSLGGALVPLSIMPDWAQAAAHVSPGYWALAMMQAAVRADLPGVLTPAAVLLGLGLLAGVFAARRLARGWGRGGLL; this is encoded by the coding sequence ATGCTCCTTGACACCCCGCCGAACGGCGCCGCCCCCGCCCCCGTGGCCGCCGCCCCGCGCGGGCTGGGCCTGCTCGACTCCGTCCACCGGATCGGGGCCCTGGCCCGGCACAACCTCACGCTGCGACTGCGCGACCCCGGCCAGATGATCAGCTACGTCGTCATGCCGATGGTGCTGATGCTGGTGCTGAAGCCCCTCTACGTCCGGGCCATGCCGGGCGGCACGACGCAGATCGCGACCGGCCTGATGGTGATGTTCTCGGTGTTCGCGATCTCCATGGCGGGCAACTCGATCCTGTCCGAGCGCACCTGGCGCACCTGGGACCGGCTGCGGGTCAGCCGGGCGCCGGCGTTCGAGCTGCTGATCGGCAAGACGCTGCCGCTGTTCGCGGTCATGATCGCGCAGCAGGCGATCCTGGTGGTGTACGGGGTGCTGGCCATCGGGCTGCCCATGCCGGCCAATCCCGGCCTGGTGCTGGCGGCCATCCTGGTCTGGGCGTTCGCGCTGCTGGCGATCGGCGCGGCGCTGGCCACGCTGGTGCGCAGCCACGGCGAGCTCAGCGTGATCTCCGACGTGGGCGCGCTCACCCTCAGCTCGCTGGGCGGGGCGCTGGTGCCGCTGAGCATCATGCCCGACTGGGCGCAGGCCGCCGCGCACGTCTCCCCCGGCTACTGGGCGCTGGCCATGATGCAGGCCGCGGTCCGTGCCGACCTGCCGGGCGTCCTGACGCCGGCCGCCGTCCTGCTGGGGCTCGGCCTGCTGGCCGGGGTGTTCGCCGCCCGCCGCCTGGCCCGCGGCTGGGGACGGGGCGGGCTGCTGTGA